TCGATGGCAAAGCTTTTTGTGAATGTGCCGACAAGGCAACTAAGGTCATCGTGACCCCGACGCCAAGTGCGACAAGTGCATTGCCGAAACGGAATTTCATGCGTTCTTCTTTGCGGCTGATTTGCGGCAAATGATAGAACGCCAGCAAGAACAAAGCGACTGAGATGGTTTCGATGACAAGCTGTGTCAGCGCCAAGTCAGGTGCGCGGAAGATAACAAACAATAAGGCAACAGAATAGCCGACGGCCCCAAGTGCGATAATCGCAGTCAACCGGGACTTGGCACCAAGAATTGTCAAAGTGGCACCGACCATCGCCAGTAAGATGACGATTTCGTAGACGCCAATTGGCGCTAAATTACTAAAATCGACTTGGAACGCTTCGGTCAAGAACAGTGTCAGCAAAACGATGAATGTCATAAAGCTGAACATATAAACGAGATAGGACCGGATAAATCCTGTCATGTAAATGCGGGAGAAGCGGTTGGCCCCTCCGCCGCTAAGCAGCATCATTTCATCATAAAGACGATTCAGTGACACAGCGTCCGGATACAAGTCGTAAAGGCGCTGCCATTTGCGCAAGGTCCAGAACATCAAGCCGCCGATCGAGAAAATACCGAGTGCCATGAACAACTCTGTATTGAATCCATGCCAAGCTGCAACGTGAATGTCGACGTTTTGCGGCGAGTCATAAAGGAAGGGCTGGATAGCCGCAACGGCTGGCTTCACGAGCCAATCGCCAATCAAGTTCGGAATAAAGAAGATCAAGACGACAAGCGCGGCCAAGAACACTGGCGAAATGAGCATGCCGATTGGCGCTTCGTGCGCTTGTTTTGGCAATTCTTCCGGCTGATGTTTGCCGGCAAATGTATGGAATACGAAATACAAGCTATAGATGAACGTGAAGACCGATCCAATCCAAGCGACGATCGGGAACAACACCCACCAGACGTCCATCGAGAACATCTCGAATTCCTGAAGCGACAGCATCGCCGTCAAGAACATTTCTTTACTGAGGAATCCGTTGAACGGGGGAAGACCCGCCATGGACAAAGAACCGATCAAGGCGACCGTGAAACTAACTGGCATCAAACTCATCAAACCGCCGAGTTTTCGGATGTCGCGTGTTCCTGTCTCATGGTCGACAATGCCTGCAATCATAAACAGGCTGCCTTTGAACGTTGCGTGGTTGATTAAATGAAAAATCGCCGCGAACGCTGCGTATTTTAAGTAGGTTTCAGCCGCATCTTCGACATGGTAAGCCGCTGCAGCGACACCGAGCAAGGACATGATTAGCCCGAGCTGGGAAACAGTCGAGAATGCCAAAATCCCTTTCAGGTCTTTCTGCTTTAAGGCGAAGAATGAAGCCCACACCATCGTGAACAATCCAACACCAGCGACGAGCCACATCCAAACTTCAGATAAAGCGAAGACAGGGGTCAAGCGAGCGACCAAATAAATGCCCGCTTTAACCATCGTCGCCGAATGGAGATAGGCGCTGACAGGCGTCGGTGCTTCCATCGCGTCCGGCAGCCAGATATAGAACGGAAATTGTGCAGATTTCGTAAATGCGCCGAGCAGCACAAGAACCAATGCCCAGATGAAGAAATCATGCTGTGCAAGCTCAGGTGCCTGTGCGATCAATTCGCGGATGGAATACGTGCCGCCCATGATGCTGAGAAGAACAAATCCACCGAGCATCATCAAGCCGCCAAAGACGGTAATCATCATCGACTTTAATGCGCCGAAACGAGAACGGTCGCGCGTATACCAATAGGCGATCAATAGGAATGAGGAAATCGAAGTCAATTCCCAGAACAAGTACAGTGTTATCAAGTGATCCGATTGCACGACGCCGAGCATGGCGCTCATGAAGATCAAGAGATACACATAGAAATTATGTAATTGTTCGCGGTGCTTGTCCAAATAGAAAATCGAGTAAAGTACGACAAGCGCGCCAATTCCAGTAATCAGCAAAGTGAACAATAAACTCAACCCATCGAGATATGCAACAAAGGCGATATCGAGGGAAGGGATCCAGGAAAATTCAGATACATAAGTGCCACCTTCCATAACTGAAGGAAGGCGAGTGGCGTAGTATGAGAACAGAGCTGCCGGAACCAGCAAAACGAACCAGCCTGTATGAATCTGGCCGAGTCGTTTAAATAGCAGCGGAATAAATAGCGCTGCAAGGATCGGTATGAAAATTAGAAATACAAGAGACAAATGAATCCTCCTTCCAAAGTGATACGTGATGAGTTTCTAATTAAAAAGTATAACGCATTCAGAGCGGATTTGCACCGCACACCCTTGCGATGATTGAAAGCGTGTCTTTTGATTTTGGTGTTTTGTAATAGGAAGAAACTCTTCGATCTGAATATTGCGAATATAAAAAGAGGCTAAAAAACCGGTTAAAGGCAACTGCCTTTAACCGGTTTTTTCCAGTTGGTTTATGAATGTTTCAATTCCTGCTCCAATAACACATCCTCAAAATCTTGGTCAGGTTGTTTTTTCGTATACCATAAAAAGACGAAAGCCAAGATGAATAAGGTACCTGTCACGATAAAGACAGAAGAAATGCCGATAAAGCCACTGACGATTCCGCCGAACATCGGCCCGACGATATTGCCAAGAAAACGGAAGCTCGTATTATACCCCATGACTTCGCCTTGGATATCAATCGGCGCTTCTCGGCGCATCAAGGCGGTGGTGGTCGGAATCATGCCGCCAACTGCGATACCGAAGAACAAGCGTAGAACAATGAGCTGCCACAATTCGGTAACAAAAGCTTGCGGGATGATGAAGACAAACGCAAGGAGCAATAGCAAGCCGAGAATTTTCTCATAGCCGACTGAGTCTCCAAGCCGTCCCCAAAGCCTTGCGAACAGTAAATTGCCGACGCCTGTCGCACTAAAGGTGACACCTGCGAGAAAAGCGACTTGTGCCGTGCCTTCCGTCAATTCCGCGACATATAAAGACAATAAGGGCTGAATGCTGAAATTGCCGATTTGAATCAACGCAGTAATGATCATGACATTGAGCAGCAAGCGGTGATGCAAAATGCCATGGATGACGGTGCTGCGTGCATAGACGTGCGCACCTTTTCGTTTCGGTTTGCGGATTTCCTTTAGACCGAAGACAACGAACAAGGCAGCGATGCCGATGATCGTAGCGGTAATGAGAAACGTATAGGTAAAGCCGAATGCATCTGCCATCAAACCGCCGATGACCGGCCCGAACAAAGTGCCTGACACACTGCCCATCTGGAGCGTGCCAAGTGTTTTACCGGCTGTTTCTTTTGTTGTCTGGGAACTGACAAATGCAAGCGAAGTCGGGATGAATCCCGTCACGACGCCCATAAACAACCTAATCATGAACAAACCTAAGACGGAGTCGGCTGTCCCCATCAAGAAAATGCTAGTAGCGATTCCGAAGCCGTTAATTATTAAAATAGGCTTGAAACCGTATTTGTCCGCAATGCGCCCCCATACCGGCGACATGAACAATGCCGCAACAAAGGTCACACCGAACACCAGCCCCGACCAGCGCTGCACGTATTCATCCGAAAAGTTGCCGAGCGATTCGATATACAAGGATAAAAACGGCATGATCATTGTGGTGCTTCCAGCGACTAGGAAATTGGTGAACATAATGATGTAGAAATTTCTTTTCTGAGTATCCAGTTGGAACCCCTTCTTTCTGAAACCGAAACTCTTCCTATATTATATAATAGTTCGTTACCCGAAAAAAGCAGAATTAATTACCGCTGTATTCTGAAAAATTCTATGCTAGAATAAAGCGGGGTGAAACGAAATGAAAAAGAGTATATGGTCAGGACTACTTCTAGTCTGTGCAGTTGCGTTAGCGGCTTGCGGGAATTCTGAAGAAGAGCCACAAGGCTATCCGCAGCTTGAAAAAGGTATTACGGAAGAAACTGTAGTAGAGATGACGACATCGGAAGGCACGATGCGCATCCGCCTATTCCCAGAAATTGCACCGAAAGCGGTAGAGAATTTCCTTGGGCATGCCGAATCGGGGTATTATGAAGGCATCATTTTCCACCGTGTCATCGAGGACTTCATGTTGCAGACCGGTGACCCGACCGGCACAGGGGGCGGCGGCGAAAGCATTTACGGCGAGCCGTTTGAAGACGAATTCAGCGATCGGCTGTTCAATTTCCGCGGCGCCTTGTCAATGGCGAATGCCGGCCCTGGGACAAATGGCAGCCAGTTCTTTATCGTCCAGGCTGATGGAATTGAAGCAGGCAGCGCCTCTGATTATCCAGAGGAAATCACGGCCGCTTACGAAGAAATGGGCGGGACACCTTGGCTAGACGGGATGCATACCGTCTTTGGACAAGTTGACGAAGGCATGGAGGTCGTTGATAAAATTGCCGCTGTCGAAAAAGGAGCAAATGACAAACCACTTGAAGACATCGTCATCGAATCAATCGAGATCATCGAATAATAAGAAAAAGCTATCGCTTCAAGCGATAGCTTTTTTGTGTTTCAAGTGAACGCGCGGACGATCCGGCTGATGCCATCTTCTAGGGTTTTTGTAGGGCAGGCAATGTTCATGCGCAAGAAACCACGCCCGGCTTCACCGTATTTCGATCCCGGCTCAAGCGCCACTTTTCCTTGTTCGAGCAGGCGCTTCATGGCTTCGTCTTCCGTGAGGCCAAGTGAACGATAATCAATCCATAATAAATACGTCGACTGAGGCTTACGGATTTTCAAACCAGGCACTTCCCGTTCGAGCCGATTAACCGCATAATCGATGTGATGAGCTAATACCTCTAGCAATTCATTCAGCCACGGTTCGCCTTGCTCATACGCCGCTTTCCATGCCACAGGCGCAAACGCATTCAAAGACCCGGTGCCATGGGCTTGCATATGTTGCTCTAAACGGCTGCGTTTGTCTGGGTCTGGAGTGACAATCATGGCGGCTTGAATACCGGCTAAGTTAAAGGTCTTCGTCGGGGCAATGCATGTGAAGACGCGATTCCGTTCGTTCCCAGCAAGTGATAAGAGCGGCAGGTGGGTTTCGCCTGTATGGATCAAGTCGCTATGGATCTCATCCGACAAAATCAAGACTTCGTGGCGTGCACATAACTCGATGATGTGCTGCAAATCTTCCGCAGTCCAAAGTTTGCCGCCAGGGTTATGCGGGTTGCATAAGATAAACAAACGAGATTGTTGGAGCTTGGCTTCGAAATCAGCCCAGTCGATCGAATAATCGCCGCCCTGTTCGATGAGTTCGGAATACAAGACTTCACGCCCCAGGTTTTTCGGGATGGAGAAAAACGGCGGATAGACAGGCGGTGTCACTAATACAGAATCGCCTATTTCTGTAAAGACATCGATGATACTGGCCATGGCCGGGATGACGCCCTGATGGAACAGCATCCAGTCGGTTTCAAGTGTTAACCCGTGGCGTTTTTTAAACCAATCCGAAGCCGCCGTCTTGCACTCCTCGCATATATATGAGTAACCGAAAATCGGATGTTCCAATCGCTCTCGCAAAGCGGCAGTCACTGGAGGGGGAGCCGGAAAGTCCATATCCGCCACCCACATAGGCAAGATATCGGATGCATCTTCGATTCCATAAACACTCTCCATACGCCCCCATTTTACCGAACGGGTTTTTTTGCGTTCATGCACTTGTTCGAACAAATTCAAAACAATCTCCTCATTTCTTTTTGGTTTCTATGATATTATAGCTGGTAATGATACAGGAATGATAGGTGAAGGCGATTGAATACGGTGGAGATGGATAAAAGAGCGCTAAGGATTATCGAGGGATGGGATCCTTTCTCGCTCAAGACAATCGAATACCAGGCAGAAGCGGCTCAAGTCATTAATAAGCTGCACGATATTGACCACCCGTCAGATTTAGGGAAGGCGATTCAAGGGATATACGAATCATCTTTTAAATTGTGGATTCCACTGGAAAAGTGCGTGGAAGTCTCATATAAGTTACTCGCTGTAAAATACGAAGCGAAGCACATTATTTAAAAAGGCCAAAATAAAAAAGCTCCGGCACATTGCCGAAGCTTTTTTATTTGGTAGTTTCCAGCCCATCTAGCAAGTTGGAAGCAGGTACTTCGAGTGCATTCGATAGCACGAGGATCGTTTGGACGGATGGTACTTCTTCGCCACTTTCATAGGATTCAAGGCGTGCTGTGCCGATACGTGTCTTCAAGGACAAGTCATCGAGCGACAAATTGCGTTCTTCCCGCAGCATTTTCAATTGGGTGTGCAAATCTTTTTTCAAAGTCATACACTCCTTTTCTTAGAGACTTCCTTCTAGCTCCATCATACCACGGGGAAGTCAAATGTTGCATAAAGAGTTGTGGCATTTTTCGAACAAAGGGCTCACGAAAAGATATTAATGATGCCATTGATGAATACGACGATAATGGCAGCTGGCGCTACATAGCGCACAAGCACGCGCCATACTTCCACCCACGACTGTTGCTGGGTCAATTCGTTGTGCGCATCTTTATTGCTCAGAACATATCCCGCAAACAGGGAGGTGAATAATGCGCCGAGCGGCAAACCGATACGGCTCGTCAAGATGTCGACAAAGTCGAAGAAGGTATATCCGAAGAATACAGGTTCGCTCATGACGCCGAACGACAATGCGCTCGGAATGCCGACGACGAAAATGGCCAAGCCGATAATGAATGCCAAACGGCGGCGGCGATCGTATTTGTTTTTGACGGCGATCGATACAGTGATCTCAAGCATCGAGATGGATGAGGTCAAAGTCGCGAACAATAGCAGGATAAAGAAGATGATGATCAGGAATTGCCCCATGAACAATTGGTCGAAAATGGCCGGCAAAATAATAAAGACGAGCCCGGGCCCCTGATCCGGTAAATAATCAAGTGCGAATACGGCCGGGAAAATGATTAAACCGGCCATGATGGAAATGACGATATTCAAGGTGACGACACTGACGGCCGAACGCGTCAAATTCTCGGATTTCTTCAAGTAGGAAGCGTAAGTGATCATGCCGGCAACACCGACACTCAAAGAGAAGAACGCTTGACCGAGTGCCACTAGCGCCGTTTCGAAATTGAAAAACGACCAGTCAGGCACGAACATGAACCGCACGCCTTCCATCGCCCCGTCGAGTGTCAAGGAACGAATCATCAAGATAACGAAGAATACGAGCAATGCCGGCATCATGATTTTGCTGGCACGTTCGATGCCGCCTTTAATGCCGCCTTGGACAATCCAAATGGTTAAGGCCATGAACGCTGCCTGTGCAATCAGAACTTCCAATGGACTGCTGATGATGCTGCCGAACAGCTCGGCGAAATCAGCATCGCCAAGCCCAGATAATTGTAAAGTGATGGCTCGGACTAGATACGATAGCACCCAACCTCCGACGACGCTGTAGAAAGAAAGGATCAAGAAAGAAAAAATAAATCCGGACCAGCCAATCAAATACCACGGCTTTCCGGGTGCTTGTTTTTTGAGTCCGCTGACGGCGTCTGCTTGGCCGCGGCGCCCGATGACAAATTCAGCAAGCAGGACCGGCAAACCGATCAAGACGGTGCTAAGGATGAACAGCAAAATAAAAACGCTGCCTCCGTTTGCGCCGGTTTCATATGGGAACTTCCAGATCGCCCCGAGGCCGATAGCGCTGCCGGCTGCTGCGAGAATGAAACCGATCTTGGATGTCCATTGTTCACGTGCTTTCATAATTGGTTCCTCCTAAATCGATTGGATTTCACTATTTTACACGAGCCCCCCAGAAAAAAATAGAATTATTTAAGAAGGGATTGATTTTCTTCTGTATAATAGAAATAAAAGGAAATTCATGAGAAAGAGAGCTGATGGGGAGATGGACGAAAACAACAATCCGGTAAGTGGAACGAACGAACCAACGACACAGCTAGCAGAAGAGCTTAGGCGGTTCGCTTACCAAAATGGCATGTCTGCGGACCGCACGAATGCCTTTATTCAAAATGTCTGGGAATCTGTGGGAAACCTGGATGCAGCGGACGATACGGAGTTGTATTTCTACCGGGCTGCCGCAGAACAACTGGCACAATTTCCCGATTTGCAAAACGATGGGAGTTTGATCGGCTTTCAAGAAGATCGGGAAAGTCATTTTGCGCTGCAATCATTGCCGTTCAATCAACGGATAGCGACCGTTCTCTATTTGGTGAATGGGAGAAATCTATCTTTTGCCGCACAGGTACTACAACTAAATGAACCCGAAATGCTCAGTTACATAGACAGCGCAAAAAGCGAATTAGCAATGAAGTTGGCCGTTGCAGATCAACAAGAACTTCTCCAACGGCTTGAATTCCTGGAGAAATCTATCAAACGGCTCAAGCTGCCGGATAGGGAAATGCTGATGGAAGATCATATCAGCCCGGCCGAAGCTCCGCAACCACAAGTGCCAACAGCGAAAAAGCCGGCTATTTGGATAGTGGCAGCTGCGATCGCCATGCTTGCCGGAGTCGTCGGCGCGTCTTTTTTCTTCGACAGCTTCCGCCTGCCATCCGCCTCTGAAGCAACAGCAGGGCAATTGACACAGGAGATGGCAGAAGAGATGGAACAGCAGTATGAAGAAACGCGGGAAAATGCCAAACAACGTCTCGGCTTGGAAGAAGAGGAATTCGTCGAGTTTGCTTACGTCGCTGACGCGGACGAAGAAAAAGACCGTTTATTCAGCCGCAGCGAGCTAAAGCAGCACGAAGATGATGCGGAACTTTTTACTCAACAGGTGGAAGAACTGCTGTGGAGGATTGAAACTCCGAAAGGAATGACCGAATCCTTGGTGAACTCTGGTCATATGCAGACCGACGAAATAGACCGATTTATGCAAGTGTACTTGGAGAAAACAAATGAACTGCAAGGTTTTGCGGAGGGCATTTTAAAAAATAATGAAGATCAATTGCCCGCTGCATCTGAGCATTACGGAGAACCCCAGTTATTAATAGAAGATATTCCGGATGCATCAGCTGAATTGCAGCAATTGCTTACTGGCTGGAGTGAATACGGGTTGCGCTTTCGTCTGACAGAGCCTGATAGAATGTACTTATTGATCAAGGATACCGAATCATTGCAGTGGCTACCGCAATTCCAGACGCATCCATTTGCGCATATGTATCTAGAAATCTTTGCCGTCTATCCCTATTTTGATGAGCAGGGCTGGCTAGTGGAACCGTTCCAGCTCTCCAATGAATTTTACAAAATGCTTTACCTATTGGTTGAAGAACCGACCGATAGCAAACTAAAAGCTGAAATCGAAGTCATATATGAACAAACCGTTTGGCAAATCTTGAAAGGCGCAGAACAAGATATTTATGCGGATGGTGTCGTTAAACCTGAAATCCGCGAGTTTTGGAAAACGCTGACTTACCATGACGCATTGGCGGCCATCCTGATGCCGGTGATTAACGAAATGGAAGACAGCGGCTGGCAACATTCCGCTTTCTTGGACAACTTAGAATACGGCGACAGTCTGGAAATTCTTAAGCTCGCACAGCAGGGAGAGCTCGGTGAAACTTTGCCAAATGGCGATTTTCAAGTGGAATCGGAAATGGTGGACTTGGCAGATTTCGATTACAATCGTGTGAAAGAGCTGTATACGCGTTTCAAAAAATCGCATGATACGAATTTACTAGCCGGTGTTCACCCCTTAGACATTTACTTTCTTTATTTCTACGCCAACCATGAGAAGGACCCAGAAACGATGTACCATCTTTTAGCTGACAGTGAGCTCAAGCCAAGCTTAGAAGAGTATATGGTTGATTGGGAACCGATTCCTGAATTGACGGAAACTGCATTATGGGTAGAGATTCGGGAAGAAATGACACAGCGCATCTACGAGAAAGTGATGATCCACCCGTCGGTGATGTACGAAGAGCAGGATATTGGATTTCACCAATCCAATCCGCTTCAGCCAGCATTGGTGACTGAACGTGACCAGATTTGGCTGATCCAATACGAACTGCAAGAATTTTCACAGGGATCGAACCCTGAACTGCAAAAACGTGGCTTGGAAGCCTATGAATTGTTGGCAAACAATAAAGCGCTGCCGGATGACACACGCCCATTTGTCATCGCTTATGCTTTATTGCACGCGATTGATAACGAGAACATAGCGGTTGCCAATAAATTGCTCCAACCAGGAGTGGAAGAAAGGGAAGCAGAGTTTTGGCGTAATTTTGCCAGTAGCCATATGGTCGCCGGATTCGAAAATATGACAAGTATGTCGTTTGCTGCGACAGATTTAAATGTTCTCGACCAAGTGGATGCGAATTTGCAAATTAGCTACGAAACGGAGGAATCCGAAGTCTGGCACGAACAACTGATGATGGTCTTGACGCCTGAAGGCTGGCGCTTCGAGCTATTTCCTAACTACTGATTTTACTCTTACAAGGAACCTGTGCTATAATATACAGATGCCAATAGGTGTACAGTAATTTAGATAAAGACTAGGAGCGGTTAACTATGACAAACACGTATCAAACAGGAGATAAAGTCTCCGGCAAAGTAACAGGAATCCAGCCATACGGTGCATTCGTTGCACTTGACGACCAAACACAAGGACTTGTCCACATTTCAGAAATTACGCACGGTTATGTGAAAGAAGTCAGCGAATACTTGTCTGTTGGACAGGAAGTAGACGTAAAAGTATTGGACGTCGATAGCAAATCGAAAAAAATCAGCTTGTCGATCCGCGCGTTGCAAGAACAGCCGCCGGCAGCTCAAAAAAGTGAAAAGCCACGCCAATCACTTCAGTCTCACGTGAACGAAAGCGATTCTGAAGGCTTTAACACATTGAAAGATAAGATGCAGGAATGGATCAAACGTTCTGGCCAATAAGTCTATAGCAAAACGCCCAATCGACCTTACGTCGATTGGGCGTTTTTTTTGATTTTCCGCAGGCGGTATTGAAGATTCTGTCGGCTCATGCCGAGTGCCTGGGCGGCTTTTGTTACATTGCCCCGAACAGGTCCATCGCCTTTTCCAAGTAATACATTTCCGCCTCCTGCAAGTATTCCTCTAAAGGCAGCAAATCCTTGTCGGTGCGGACCAGGAAATCCTCCGGCTGCAGCGACCCGCTTTGTGTTTTCAGTTTAAAATGGTGGGGCAGCATCGAAGCTGTCACCGTTTCCTGTGTCGTCACAAGCGAGGTAATCTCATCGAGCAGCAATTCGAGTTCTTTCAAATTGCCTGGCCAATCATACCCGAGGAATAATTTCTTCACTTCGTCTGATAAGGAGCGAATGACTGATCCGACTTTCATTCGGTGCCGTGAGAAATAATCATCGACAAAAGGAAGGATGTCTTCTTTTCTATGGCGTAATGGTTCCACTTGAATGGTCATCGCCGAGAAGAAATA
This is a stretch of genomic DNA from Planococcus maritimus. It encodes these proteins:
- a CDS encoding Na+/H+ antiporter subunit A, whose translation is MSLVFLIFIPILAALFIPLLFKRLGQIHTGWFVLLVPAALFSYYATRLPSVMEGGTYVSEFSWIPSLDIAFVAYLDGLSLLFTLLITGIGALVVLYSIFYLDKHREQLHNFYVYLLIFMSAMLGVVQSDHLITLYLFWELTSISSFLLIAYWYTRDRSRFGALKSMMITVFGGLMMLGGFVLLSIMGGTYSIRELIAQAPELAQHDFFIWALVLVLLGAFTKSAQFPFYIWLPDAMEAPTPVSAYLHSATMVKAGIYLVARLTPVFALSEVWMWLVAGVGLFTMVWASFFALKQKDLKGILAFSTVSQLGLIMSLLGVAAAAYHVEDAAETYLKYAAFAAIFHLINHATFKGSLFMIAGIVDHETGTRDIRKLGGLMSLMPVSFTVALIGSLSMAGLPPFNGFLSKEMFLTAMLSLQEFEMFSMDVWWVLFPIVAWIGSVFTFIYSLYFVFHTFAGKHQPEELPKQAHEAPIGMLISPVFLAALVVLIFFIPNLIGDWLVKPAVAAIQPFLYDSPQNVDIHVAAWHGFNTELFMALGIFSIGGLMFWTLRKWQRLYDLYPDAVSLNRLYDEMMLLSGGGANRFSRIYMTGFIRSYLVYMFSFMTFIVLLTLFLTEAFQVDFSNLAPIGVYEIVILLAMVGATLTILGAKSRLTAIIALGAVGYSVALLFVIFRAPDLALTQLVIETISVALFLLAFYHLPQISRKEERMKFRFGNALVALGVGVTMTLVALSAHSQKALPSISEFYKETVYKEAGGGNIVNVILVDYRGFDTLFEIAVLGIAGIGIITMIRLRLTKKEGQHENK
- a CDS encoding MFS transporter; translation: MDTQKRNFYIIMFTNFLVAGSTTMIMPFLSLYIESLGNFSDEYVQRWSGLVFGVTFVAALFMSPVWGRIADKYGFKPILIINGFGIATSIFLMGTADSVLGLFMIRLFMGVVTGFIPTSLAFVSSQTTKETAGKTLGTLQMGSVSGTLFGPVIGGLMADAFGFTYTFLITATIIGIAALFVVFGLKEIRKPKRKGAHVYARSTVIHGILHHRLLLNVMIITALIQIGNFSIQPLLSLYVAELTEGTAQVAFLAGVTFSATGVGNLLFARLWGRLGDSVGYEKILGLLLLLAFVFIIPQAFVTELWQLIVLRLFFGIAVGGMIPTTTALMRREAPIDIQGEVMGYNTSFRFLGNIVGPMFGGIVSGFIGISSVFIVTGTLFILAFVFLWYTKKQPDQDFEDVLLEQELKHS
- a CDS encoding peptidylprolyl isomerase, which codes for MKKSIWSGLLLVCAVALAACGNSEEEPQGYPQLEKGITEETVVEMTTSEGTMRIRLFPEIAPKAVENFLGHAESGYYEGIIFHRVIEDFMLQTGDPTGTGGGGESIYGEPFEDEFSDRLFNFRGALSMANAGPGTNGSQFFIVQADGIEAGSASDYPEEITAAYEEMGGTPWLDGMHTVFGQVDEGMEVVDKIAAVEKGANDKPLEDIVIESIEIIE
- a CDS encoding MalY/PatB family protein codes for the protein MNLFEQVHERKKTRSVKWGRMESVYGIEDASDILPMWVADMDFPAPPPVTAALRERLEHPIFGYSYICEECKTAASDWFKKRHGLTLETDWMLFHQGVIPAMASIIDVFTEIGDSVLVTPPVYPPFFSIPKNLGREVLYSELIEQGGDYSIDWADFEAKLQQSRLFILCNPHNPGGKLWTAEDLQHIIELCARHEVLILSDEIHSDLIHTGETHLPLLSLAGNERNRVFTCIAPTKTFNLAGIQAAMIVTPDPDKRSRLEQHMQAHGTGSLNAFAPVAWKAAYEQGEPWLNELLEVLAHHIDYAVNRLEREVPGLKIRKPQSTYLLWIDYRSLGLTEDEAMKRLLEQGKVALEPGSKYGEAGRGFLRMNIACPTKTLEDGISRIVRAFT
- a CDS encoding DUF1871 family protein, whose product is MDKRALRIIEGWDPFSLKTIEYQAEAAQVINKLHDIDHPSDLGKAIQGIYESSFKLWIPLEKCVEVSYKLLAVKYEAKHII
- a CDS encoding helix-turn-helix domain-containing protein; translation: MKKDLHTQLKMLREERNLSLDDLSLKTRIGTARLESYESGEEVPSVQTILVLSNALEVPASNLLDGLETTK
- a CDS encoding sodium-dependent transporter, which encodes MKAREQWTSKIGFILAAAGSAIGLGAIWKFPYETGANGGSVFILLFILSTVLIGLPVLLAEFVIGRRGQADAVSGLKKQAPGKPWYLIGWSGFIFSFLILSFYSVVGGWVLSYLVRAITLQLSGLGDADFAELFGSIISSPLEVLIAQAAFMALTIWIVQGGIKGGIERASKIMMPALLVFFVILMIRSLTLDGAMEGVRFMFVPDWSFFNFETALVALGQAFFSLSVGVAGMITYASYLKKSENLTRSAVSVVTLNIVISIMAGLIIFPAVFALDYLPDQGPGLVFIILPAIFDQLFMGQFLIIIFFILLLFATLTSSISMLEITVSIAVKNKYDRRRRLAFIIGLAIFVVGIPSALSFGVMSEPVFFGYTFFDFVDILTSRIGLPLGALFTSLFAGYVLSNKDAHNELTQQQSWVEVWRVLVRYVAPAAIIVVFINGIINIFS
- the yugI gene encoding S1 domain-containing post-transcriptional regulator GSP13, which encodes MTNTYQTGDKVSGKVTGIQPYGAFVALDDQTQGLVHISEITHGYVKEVSEYLSVGQEVDVKVLDVDSKSKKISLSIRALQEQPPAAQKSEKPRQSLQSHVNESDSEGFNTLKDKMQEWIKRSGQ
- a CDS encoding helix-turn-helix domain-containing protein, giving the protein MLAGGGNVLLGKGDGPVRGNVTKAAQALGMSRQNLQYRLRKIKKNAQST